A part of Bacillus rossius redtenbacheri isolate Brsri chromosome 1, Brsri_v3, whole genome shotgun sequence genomic DNA contains:
- the LOC134527802 gene encoding piggyBac transposable element-derived protein 2-like — MSRVPGKMKKVAVPPDSSEDDNFDDSDDDRDWIPNHTSASECSTGSDVSSNDDNGDTSEEELPLPSCSSGKSPKPKQHWWDVPNNLSEKPHPVWTGNVGEPNLLQFPVDYFRSLFNEQIIDNIVQESNLYSVQKNPNKPLNTNRKEIEQFMGICIYMSIYGLPRSRMYWSSNTRVEKVADIMSRGRWEELKANLHFNDNSKLPAGNDGNKDKLFKIRPLYEALCCNFKKLPMDEQMLCVDEQIVPFKGQSSLKQYNPKKPSKWGYKIFVLADSKGLIRNMEIYSGQTEAVTNLPNLGASSNVVLRLAQIVPQNQNYLLYFDNWFSSPGLLVTLGKLGIGSLSTVRLNRYSGLSFSSDKEMKKKGRGCIEEKETNIDGIDIRAVKWCDNRCVVVCSTFESAYPVSNVKRYDSKQKTSIEVSCPRAVTTYNKFMGVVDLMDALIARDCDSQNLCKNDRLDLLYFRTSVAELLCKHGIDMKKRGRPSSSQAALDHEYMLKKKKKSAAVLPSFVLKRDGLLTVDADPDILK, encoded by the exons ATGAGTCGTGTTCCAGGGAAGATGAAGAAAGTGGCAGTTCCGCCTGACAGTTCAGAAGACGATAATTTTGACGATAGTGATGATGACAGAGACTGGATTCCTAACCATACAAGTGCCAGTGAATGTTCTACag GCTCTGATGTTAGTAGTAATGATGACAACGGTGATACAAGCGAGGAAGAACTGCCACTACCTTCATGTTCTTCAGGAAAATCTCCTAAGCCTAAACAACACTGGTGGGATGTACCAAATAACCTGAGTGAAAAACCACATCCTGTTTGGACAGGTAATGTTGGTGAACCAAATTTATTGCAGTTTCCTGTAGACTATTTTCGTTCTTTGTTTAATGAGCAAATAATAGACAACATAGTTCAAGAGTCTAATTTATATAGTGTGCAGAAGAACCCTAATAAGCCTTTGAACACCAACAGAAAAGAAATAGAGCAGTTTATGGGCATATGTATTTATATGTCTATATATGGTCTTCCTCGCAGTCGCATGTATTGGTCTAGCAACACTCGTGTTGAAAAAGTTGCCGACATCATGTCTCGCGGGCGGTGGGAAGAACTCAAAGCAAATTTGCACTTCAATGACAACTCAAAATTACCAGCAGGGAATGATGGCAACAAGGACAAACTTTTCAAAATCCGTCCACTTTATGAAGCACTTTGTTGCAATTTCAAAAAATTGCCAATGGATGAACAAATGCTTTGTGTAGACGAACAGATAGTGCCATTCAAGGGCCAAAGTTCTTTGAAACAATACAACCCTAAAAAGCCTAGCAAATGGGGATACAAAATCTTTGTGCTGGCTGATTCCAAGGGCCTCATCAGAAACATGGAAATATATTCTGGACAAACAGAAGCTGTTACCAATTTACCTAATTTGGGAGCAAGCTCAAATGTAGTTCTAAGATTAGCTCAGATTGTGCCACAGAACCAAAACTATTTGTTGTATTTTGACAATTGGTTTTCATCACCGGGCTTACTTGTAACACTCGGAAAACTTGGAATTGGATCTCTCAGTACTGTGAGGCTAAACAGATACTCTGGTCTATCTTTTTCCAGTGACAAGGAAATGAAAAAGAAAGGAAGAGGTTGCATTGAAGAGAAAGAAACAAACATTGATGGTATTGATATCAGAGCAGTAAAATGGTGCGATAATCGTTGTGTAGTAGTTTGCTCAACTTTCGAATCTGCATATCCTGTTAGCAATGTGAAAAGATATGACAGCAAACAGAAGACTTCAATTGAAGTTTCATGTCCCAGAGCAGTTACCACATACAATAAATTCATGGGAGTTGTGGACCTAATGGATGCTCTAATAGC ACGTGACTGCGACTCCCAAAATCTTTGCAAAAATGACCGCCTGGATCTTCTGTACTTCAGAACTTCTGTTGCTGAACTTCTCTGCAAGCATGGCATCGATATGAAGAAGCGTGGCAGACCATCATCTTCTCAAGCTGCATTAGACCACGAGTACATgctgaagaagaaaaagaaatctGCCGCTGTCCTGCCATCATTTGTGTTGAAGAGGGATG GACTGCTGACGGTGGATGCTGATCCAGACATCCTGAAGTAA